In a single window of the Myxococcus fulvus genome:
- a CDS encoding response regulator, with the protein MQALQTLLVVDDDLDIRDALQDAFELEGYAVLLAADGLEALAQLRQQDTPPHLILLDLMMPRMDGFAFREALRHDTALADIPVVVASADLHLESAARELDVAGCLRKPLDLHELLSTVKRLSQGD; encoded by the coding sequence GTGCAAGCGCTTCAGACACTGCTCGTCGTGGACGACGACCTGGACATCCGGGACGCGCTGCAGGACGCCTTCGAGCTGGAGGGCTACGCGGTGCTCCTGGCCGCGGACGGCCTGGAGGCGCTCGCGCAGCTGCGCCAGCAGGACACGCCGCCGCACCTCATCCTGTTGGACCTGATGATGCCCCGCATGGACGGCTTCGCCTTCCGCGAGGCCTTGCGCCATGACACGGCGCTGGCGGACATCCCCGTCGTGGTGGCCAGTGCGGACCTGCACCTGGAGTCCGCCGCCCGCGAGCTGGACGTGGCCGGCTGCCTGCGCAAGCCCCTGGACCTGCACGAGCTGTTGTCCACGGTGAAGCGGCTGAGCCAGGGCGACTGA
- a CDS encoding trypsin-like serine peptidase — MRTMSRVASRKLLGTMLCALTISACGPAPEQQGEPQPEQPQTDSAKQPVVYGTDDRQDVYAHPDATLRQRAEQSTVALMTTSDYTVGSNGNVTFNASTLQSAYNLCSNQRFLTDLTPAFCSGTLIDDDLVLTAGHCITSASACTSTRVVFNFYKTAATTLKQVTSADIFSCQSIVVRQQTSGTPNLDYAIIKLDRAATPRFVPAPIRAGNAALPVGTGVTVIGSGSGIPFKIDSGGKVRDARAGSLDYFIATTDTFGGNSGSGVYENTGYTVAGILVRGETDYVSSGSCRIVNACAETGCSGEDITYVRPAVNAYCAVAGSLRLCGTTQPPPSTTFTFTASNTNNAQQNTTNRAVTLAAGQTIRVGTCSVSGASGTGDTYLRLSNAAGTSVASNDDSCGTLSFFSYTATTAGTYTIRAGCYSSNSCSGTVAYTIQ, encoded by the coding sequence ATGCGAACCATGTCTCGAGTTGCGAGCAGGAAGCTGTTGGGAACGATGCTGTGCGCGCTGACGATTTCGGCCTGTGGTCCGGCGCCGGAGCAGCAGGGCGAGCCGCAGCCGGAGCAGCCCCAGACGGACAGCGCGAAGCAGCCGGTGGTGTATGGCACGGATGACCGCCAGGACGTGTACGCGCACCCGGACGCGACGCTGCGCCAGCGCGCCGAGCAGTCCACCGTCGCGCTGATGACGACGTCCGACTACACGGTGGGGAGCAACGGCAACGTGACGTTCAACGCGTCCACGCTGCAGTCGGCGTACAACCTGTGCTCCAACCAGCGCTTCCTCACCGACCTGACGCCGGCGTTCTGCTCCGGCACGCTCATCGATGACGACCTGGTGCTGACGGCCGGCCACTGCATCACCAGCGCCTCGGCCTGCACCAGCACGCGCGTGGTGTTCAACTTCTACAAGACGGCGGCGACCACGCTCAAGCAGGTGACGAGCGCGGACATCTTCTCCTGCCAGTCCATCGTGGTGCGCCAGCAGACCAGCGGCACGCCCAACCTGGACTACGCCATCATCAAGCTGGACCGCGCCGCCACGCCGCGCTTCGTGCCCGCGCCCATCCGCGCCGGCAACGCCGCGCTGCCGGTGGGCACGGGCGTGACGGTCATCGGCTCGGGCAGCGGCATCCCGTTCAAGATTGATTCCGGCGGCAAGGTGCGCGACGCGCGCGCGGGCTCGCTGGACTACTTCATCGCGACCACGGACACCTTCGGCGGCAACTCCGGCTCCGGCGTGTACGAGAACACCGGCTACACGGTGGCGGGCATCCTGGTGCGCGGCGAGACGGACTACGTGTCGAGCGGCAGCTGCCGCATCGTCAACGCGTGCGCGGAGACGGGCTGCAGCGGCGAGGACATCACCTACGTGCGCCCCGCGGTGAACGCGTACTGCGCGGTGGCCGGCAGCCTGCGGCTGTGCGGCACCACCCAGCCCCCGCCGTCCACCACCTTCACCTTCACCGCGTCCAACACCAACAACGCGCAGCAGAACACCACCAACCGCGCGGTGACGCTGGCGGCGGGCCAGACGATTCGCGTGGGCACCTGCTCGGTGAGCGGCGCCTCCGGCACGGGTGACACCTACCTGCGGCTGAGCAACGCGGCGGGCACGTCGGTGGCGAGCAACGACGACTCCTGCGGCACGCTGTCGTTCTTCTCGTACACGGCCACCACGGCGGGCACGTACACCATCCGCGCGGGCTGCTACTCGAGCAACAGCTGCAGCGGCACGGTGGCGTACACCATCCAGTAG
- a CDS encoding Fur family transcriptional regulator, which produces MGAKRIAVQPKLADFQERIRASGLRSTAPRVAVLRELESATAPMSHADLVDALGDEGYDRVTIYRNLTDLTEAGLVVRADLGDHVWRFELRRSGDEHSGNHPHFTCTDCGTVACLPEESIRIAASKGVPRAVAQKSVDVQLRGLCDRCA; this is translated from the coding sequence ATGGGAGCAAAACGAATCGCAGTGCAGCCGAAGCTCGCTGATTTCCAGGAGAGGATCCGCGCGTCGGGTCTGCGCAGCACCGCGCCCCGCGTGGCGGTGCTCCGGGAGCTGGAGTCGGCCACCGCGCCAATGAGCCACGCCGACCTGGTGGATGCGCTGGGTGACGAGGGCTATGACCGGGTGACCATCTACCGCAACCTCACGGACCTCACGGAGGCCGGGCTGGTGGTGCGCGCGGACCTGGGAGACCACGTGTGGCGCTTCGAGCTGCGACGCTCGGGCGACGAGCACAGCGGCAACCACCCGCACTTCACCTGCACCGACTGCGGCACCGTCGCGTGCCTGCCGGAGGAGTCCATCCGCATCGCCGCGTCCAAGGGCGTGCCGCGCGCGGTGGCCCAGAAGAGCGTGGACGTGCAGCTGCGCGGCCTCTGCGACCGCTGCGCCTGA